A genomic stretch from Candidatus Woesearchaeota archaeon includes:
- a CDS encoding DUF1189 family protein: MKQTIPFFKTIAKSFNPLEYDELSDTSNKETTKYFFSYLFLGFVLLVLLLIPTFVSLTGQLESEFSKFDKLSLNIEHQMNEEANIEIAGRHLFRIDTRAKELNLTSETFLITSSYLYKENYKFPFSNEVKQIKLGEYKNLVDNKSFVSQLLTIISVLLMPSLLILGYGYLVIKYALIIIIASGLALILSRVLKFDITYLEILKICVFSTTPLILLDIIRVAFNFNFYYLNYAVYAIFVILGIGITGEFEERGVKKKRLKRRHKKDYVEIDHVKF; this comes from the coding sequence ATGAAACAAACAATACCTTTTTTTAAAACAATCGCAAAATCATTTAATCCGTTAGAATATGACGAATTATCAGATACTTCAAATAAAGAAACAACAAAATATTTTTTCTCATATTTATTTTTAGGATTTGTTCTTTTAGTTTTACTCTTAATTCCAACATTTGTTTCATTAACTGGACAATTAGAATCTGAATTTTCTAAATTTGATAAATTATCATTAAATATTGAACATCAAATGAATGAAGAAGCAAATATAGAAATTGCAGGAAGACATTTATTTAGAATTGATACTCGTGCAAAAGAATTAAATTTAACTAGTGAAACATTCTTAATCACAAGTTCTTATTTGTATAAAGAAAATTATAAATTTCCGTTTTCAAATGAAGTTAAACAAATCAAATTAGGAGAATACAAAAATCTTGTAGATAACAAATCATTTGTAAGTCAATTATTAACTATTATTTCTGTTTTATTAATGCCATCCCTTCTTATTTTAGGATATGGATATTTAGTTATTAAATATGCATTAATTATCATAATTGCATCAGGACTTGCACTCATTTTATCCAGAGTTTTAAAATTCGATATTACTTATTTAGAAATTCTAAAAATATGTGTTTTTTCAACAACGCCATTAATTTTACTAGACATAATTCGAGTTGCATTTAACTTTAATTTTTATTATTTAAATTATGCAGTCTATGCGATTTTTGTGATTTTAGGAATTGGAATTACCGGAGAATTCGAAGAACGTGGAGTTAAGAAAAAAAGACTCAAAAGAAGACATAAAAAAGATTATGTTGAAATTGATCACGTTAAATTTTAA
- a CDS encoding flavin reductase, translating to MVQLNPRQVIVVSSRESNHDNMLTIASHCRLSGQDKLYGISVSKIHFSHKLISASKTFCVNFLSYDQSEIAKGAGSISGSEGDKFSKLVIEKDDCGTIDCCRIKDAAAWLECEVIEEVPTGDHTFFIGKIIRAEENPERTELKRLMYVGDKTYSTTIR from the coding sequence ATGGTACAACTAAATCCAAGACAAGTAATCGTTGTAAGCTCCCGAGAATCAAATCATGATAACATGTTGACCATTGCATCACATTGTAGACTATCCGGACAAGACAAATTATATGGGATCTCAGTTTCTAAAATACATTTTTCCCACAAATTAATTAGCGCAAGTAAAACTTTTTGCGTGAATTTTTTAAGTTATGATCAATCAGAAATTGCAAAAGGCGCAGGAAGCATTAGTGGATCTGAGGGGGATAAATTTTCTAAATTAGTAATTGAAAAAGATGACTGTGGCACAATTGATTGTTGTCGCATAAAAGATGCAGCTGCATGGCTTGAATGCGAAGTCATTGAAGAAGTTCCAACAGGAGATCACACATTTTTTATTGGCAAAATAATTCGAGCAGAAGAAAATCCAGAAAGAACAGAATTAAAACGACTCATGTATGTTGGAGATAAAACTTATAGCACAACCATTAGGTAA
- a CDS encoding CYTH domain-containing protein, translated as MSEEKEIKIRILDKISMAEVKTALEKTFKVKFQTPTQDTDEYYDLENNYYFKLNQGLRIRNDSELAFKALFNIPEKTQNPWFVFEKEFNIPISKQAIMEIFNFANIVCDFPLPGELNIVKLKQILNKINFVKQMKISKTRQSAKNENGLICIDSVNELGLFIELEAKEDSYLDIFRTQLPFKFEEIRHGYTYLYAKEIMNIEVPTFKENFLNDPDWNFLKNQKEIISKLIQKEK; from the coding sequence ATGAGCGAAGAAAAAGAAATTAAAATTAGAATTCTAGATAAAATTAGCATGGCCGAAGTAAAAACAGCACTAGAGAAAACATTTAAGGTCAAATTTCAAACACCCACACAAGACACTGATGAGTATTATGATTTAGAAAATAATTATTATTTTAAATTAAATCAAGGATTAAGAATAAGAAATGATTCAGAACTAGCATTCAAAGCATTATTTAATATTCCGGAAAAAACTCAAAATCCCTGGTTTGTTTTTGAAAAAGAATTTAATATTCCAATTTCCAAACAAGCAATAATGGAAATATTTAATTTTGCAAATATTGTTTGTGACTTCCCCCTACCTGGCGAATTAAATATTGTCAAATTAAAACAAATTCTTAACAAAATTAATTTTGTGAAACAGATGAAAATTTCTAAAACACGTCAGTCTGCAAAAAATGAAAATGGACTTATCTGTATTGATTCAGTTAATGAATTAGGTTTATTTATTGAACTCGAAGCAAAAGAAGATAGTTATTTAGATATTTTTAGAACTCAACTACCGTTTAAGTTTGAAGAAATTCGACATGGATATACTTACTTATATGCAAAAGAAATTATGAACATAGAAGTTCCAACATTTAAAGAGAATTTTTTGAATGATCCTGATTGGAATTTTTTAAAAAATCAAAAAGAAATTATTAGTAAACTAATACAAAAAGAGAAATAA
- a CDS encoding GGDEF domain-containing protein — protein MHLEPNPYEKEVKRLLEILSRISADEEEMLTSFTERVLALTKLKEKVTLLYVLTGAYLKTHKHHDSKKIQELLPQIEEHFIEDFKLVLQSVNHLERSKSDRLKQEKVIKLTKPLQLKDIREIHEQYSQVSGGTKQVLGWALKKIKRIMKTEEIFIDSEDHLKKIIEKIPDFRDELKKFVYDAIHVIEAIKTFFKKGPTEELNLTELTIQLRRLIEKIDELQKVEEVEIIDPINKFAAIKKNAKQRADELFAQEKLITREDIQKDLTRLINPQEKARYLFFLAKNKEKLTEKAQRNLDSKQLQLGDEIAKHVTQAKQAYVDTLTKAHNKRAFMEKIKEEARKCSGAHNYFLSIISFDIDHFKLFNDNYGHETGDLVLGEVSEKVKQQIRTGDLFFRVGGEEFIVLLPRTHKKDAVMVAERINKKIKEKEYEFQNIKTKNNDRVRIKVSLGVSSYPEDTTNPEHNHKELISIADKRLYIAKTTGRDKVVSEGFELITEKLKTNKKSHWFALIGFIILAIIVLYLISKKMGWI, from the coding sequence ATGCATCTCGAACCAAACCCATACGAAAAAGAAGTAAAACGATTACTAGAAATTCTTAGTAGAATTAGTGCAGACGAAGAAGAGATGCTTACAAGTTTTACAGAACGAGTTCTCGCATTAACTAAATTAAAAGAAAAAGTTACTCTATTATATGTACTTACTGGAGCATATCTAAAAACTCACAAGCATCACGATTCTAAAAAAATACAAGAATTATTACCACAAATAGAAGAACATTTTATTGAAGACTTCAAACTAGTTCTTCAAAGTGTGAATCATTTAGAGCGATCCAAAAGTGATCGACTTAAACAAGAGAAAGTTATAAAGTTAACAAAACCATTACAATTAAAAGATATCAGAGAAATTCATGAACAATATTCGCAAGTTAGTGGTGGAACCAAACAAGTACTTGGTTGGGCATTAAAAAAAATAAAAAGAATAATGAAAACAGAAGAGATTTTCATTGATTCCGAAGACCACCTTAAAAAAATAATTGAGAAAATACCTGACTTTCGAGATGAATTAAAAAAATTTGTTTATGATGCAATTCATGTAATCGAAGCAATAAAAACATTTTTTAAGAAAGGTCCTACTGAAGAACTTAATTTAACAGAACTTACAATCCAACTAAGACGACTAATTGAAAAAATTGATGAATTACAAAAAGTAGAAGAAGTAGAAATAATTGATCCGATAAATAAATTTGCAGCAATAAAAAAAAATGCAAAACAAAGAGCAGATGAACTCTTTGCTCAAGAAAAATTAATCACTCGCGAAGATATACAAAAAGATTTAACAAGACTTATTAATCCTCAAGAAAAAGCCAGATATCTTTTTTTTCTTGCAAAAAATAAAGAAAAACTAACTGAAAAAGCACAAAGAAATTTAGACTCAAAGCAATTACAATTAGGAGATGAAATTGCAAAACATGTAACTCAAGCCAAACAAGCATATGTGGACACATTAACTAAAGCACATAACAAACGAGCATTCATGGAAAAAATAAAAGAAGAAGCTCGAAAATGCAGTGGCGCTCATAATTATTTTCTTAGCATAATTAGTTTTGATATTGATCATTTTAAATTATTTAATGATAATTATGGTCACGAAACAGGCGACTTAGTACTTGGAGAAGTTTCAGAAAAAGTTAAACAGCAAATACGTACTGGAGATTTATTTTTCAGAGTTGGTGGAGAGGAATTTATTGTACTGTTGCCACGTACTCACAAAAAAGATGCAGTAATGGTTGCTGAAAGAATAAATAAAAAAATAAAAGAAAAAGAATATGAATTTCAAAATATTAAAACAAAGAATAATGATCGAGTAAGAATCAAAGTAAGTTTAGGTGTAAGTTCATATCCTGAAGATACGACTAATCCAGAACATAATCACAAAGAATTAATTAGTATTGCAGATAAAAGATTATATATAGCAAAAACAACCGGAAGAGATAAAGTTGTTAGTGAGGGATTTGAACTAATAACTGAAAAGTTAAAAACTAACAAAAAAAGTCACTGGTTTGCACTTATAGGATTCATAATTTTAGCAATTATTGTACTGTATTTAATTTCAAAAAAAATGGGGTGGATATAA
- the lysS gene encoding lysine--tRNA ligase, with product MLETDNNLIQEKLRKLEELRSAGVNPYPYSFDKTHNASELHEQYEKLAAEEHTKDTVKVAGRIMQMRKMGKATFMHLLDSTGRIQIYLRKDDVGEENYNLLKLVSMGDFLGVGGEIFKTRTGEVSVYVKEFKILCKGIRPLPEKYHGLKDTELRYRQRYLDLIMNPEVKETFQKRSLMIHYIREYFHNLNYFEVETPVLQTIYGGANARPFITHINAWDMKMFLSISPELHLKRLIVGGFEKVYTICKNFRNEGVDKTHNPEFTMLEYYQSMIDRDKVIEIYENCVAHVCKKLFNTTKIKRGDIELDFSPPWPRMSMSDALKKFADLDVNSMSKEQVQDLVEEKCLDYDGDFTWGLGVEILFEHLCEDKLIQPTHILDHPYESTPLCKANRDDNRFVERVESYCMGAEMCNGYSELNDPIEQRRLLEEQARQLNAGSDEAHPMDEDFVNAIEYGMPPTGGLGFGVDRLAIVLLGVESIRDVILFPTMKPVKEEESGGNTDSKKCAESNDAKTESTE from the coding sequence ATGTTAGAAACAGACAACAACTTAATTCAAGAAAAATTGAGAAAGTTAGAAGAGTTACGCAGTGCAGGTGTTAATCCGTATCCGTATTCTTTTGACAAAACCCACAACGCATCAGAACTTCATGAACAATATGAAAAATTAGCTGCAGAAGAGCATACAAAAGATACAGTAAAAGTTGCTGGAAGAATTATGCAAATGCGTAAGATGGGTAAGGCAACATTTATGCACCTTTTAGATTCAACTGGAAGAATTCAGATTTATTTAAGAAAAGATGATGTGGGTGAAGAAAATTATAATCTTCTAAAACTTGTTAGTATGGGTGATTTTTTAGGTGTTGGAGGAGAAATTTTTAAAACTCGAACTGGTGAAGTTAGTGTTTATGTTAAAGAATTTAAAATCCTTTGTAAGGGAATAAGACCTTTACCTGAAAAATATCATGGACTAAAAGATACTGAGTTAAGATACCGACAAAGATATCTTGATTTAATTATGAATCCTGAAGTTAAAGAAACGTTTCAAAAACGTAGTTTGATGATTCATTATATTCGAGAATATTTTCATAACTTAAATTATTTTGAGGTAGAAACTCCTGTGTTACAAACTATTTATGGTGGTGCGAATGCAAGGCCGTTTATAACTCATATTAATGCATGGGATATGAAAATGTTTTTATCTATATCTCCTGAACTTCATCTTAAAAGATTAATTGTGGGTGGGTTTGAAAAAGTTTATACTATTTGTAAAAACTTTAGAAATGAAGGTGTTGATAAAACTCACAATCCTGAGTTTACAATGCTTGAGTATTACCAAAGCATGATTGATCGTGATAAAGTTATTGAGATTTATGAAAATTGTGTGGCTCACGTTTGTAAAAAACTTTTCAATACTACTAAAATTAAGCGGGGAGATATTGAACTTGATTTTTCACCTCCTTGGCCTAGAATGTCGATGTCTGATGCTCTAAAAAAGTTTGCAGATCTTGATGTGAACTCTATGAGTAAAGAACAAGTTCAAGATTTAGTAGAAGAAAAATGTCTTGATTATGATGGTGATTTTACGTGGGGGTTGGGTGTTGAGATTTTGTTCGAACATTTATGTGAGGATAAATTAATTCAACCAACTCATATTTTAGATCATCCGTATGAATCAACTCCGTTATGCAAAGCTAATCGTGATGATAATCGTTTTGTTGAGCGTGTAGAAAGTTATTGTATGGGTGCTGAGATGTGTAATGGGTATAGTGAGTTAAATGATCCTATTGAGCAGCGTAGACTTTTAGAAGAACAAGCAAGACAATTAAATGCTGGATCTGATGAAGCACACCCTATGGATGAAGATTTTGTGAATGCGATTGAGTATGGTATGCCTCCAACTGGAGGTCTTGGTTTTGGTGTTGATCGTTTAGCAATAGTTTTATTGGGTGTTGAATCGATCAGAGATGTTATTCTTTTTCCCACAATGAAACCTGTTAAGGAAGAAGAATCTGGTGGTAATACTGACTCAAAAAAATGCGCAGAATCAAACGACGCAAAAACAGAATCAACAGAATAA
- a CDS encoding class I SAM-dependent methyltransferase translates to MNYYDGIASGYEELHLEEQMQKLKMIEKDLHICKTDKLLDVGCGSGISTRYWNNKCDSLIGIDPSEKLLEIARLKDTNGTYDLGSAEKLPFKDCEFDVVISITAIQNFDNPRQGLLEIKRVGKKRFALTVLKKSPKIEEIKEIILDMFTVKKIVLEEKDIMFIC, encoded by the coding sequence ATGAACTATTATGATGGAATCGCTTCAGGATATGAAGAACTACACTTAGAAGAGCAAATGCAAAAGCTCAAAATGATTGAAAAGGATTTACATATTTGCAAAACTGATAAATTACTTGATGTTGGCTGCGGAAGTGGAATTAGTACAAGATATTGGAATAATAAATGTGATTCACTCATAGGAATTGATCCTAGCGAAAAATTACTTGAAATTGCGCGGTTAAAAGATACAAATGGAACATATGATTTAGGAAGTGCTGAAAAACTTCCATTTAAGGATTGTGAATTCGATGTTGTGATTAGCATTACCGCGATACAAAACTTCGATAATCCTCGCCAAGGACTTTTAGAAATAAAACGTGTTGGAAAAAAAAGATTTGCATTAACAGTACTTAAAAAAAGTCCAAAAATAGAAGAAATAAAAGAAATTATACTTGATATGTTTACTGTAAAAAAAATTGTTTTAGAAGAAAAAGACATAATGTTTATTTGTTAA
- a CDS encoding RimK family alpha-L-glutamate ligase — translation MKAALISLGSTSSKWTAEAMRKYFDQVDELDLKAIEVNLGNAAAEILYEGKKLSFYDCVYLKGSFRYVQVIHSIASVLKNKCYMPMGPNAFSIGHDKLATHLVLQDKKIPMPPTYISSSPAAAKHILEKVNYPIVMKFPQGTQGKGVMFGDSFSSACSMLDALSALNQPVIIQQYVETNGVDIRAIVVGNKVVAAMKRKSSDGEKRANIHAGGKGEVCELDFHTKKIAIDTAESIDADICAVDILESVKGPLVIEVNLSPGLQGITKATGDDIADKIAKYLYDQTKIFRDGTISFETKKIMDDLDLNNSLSTKKILTNLDFRLNRILLPEIVTSITGFNDKVEVELSADKHSLIITKSSVPPKTKLNSKNKKK, via the coding sequence ATGAAAGCTGCGTTAATAAGTCTAGGAAGTACGAGTAGTAAGTGGACAGCAGAAGCTATGCGAAAATATTTCGATCAAGTTGATGAGCTAGACTTAAAAGCAATTGAAGTTAATTTAGGTAATGCTGCAGCAGAAATTCTTTATGAAGGAAAAAAACTTAGTTTTTATGATTGTGTTTATTTGAAAGGTTCTTTTAGGTATGTTCAAGTTATTCATTCTATTGCATCTGTGTTAAAAAATAAATGTTATATGCCTATGGGACCTAATGCGTTTTCAATTGGGCATGATAAATTAGCAACTCACTTAGTTTTACAAGATAAAAAAATTCCAATGCCTCCGACGTATATTTCTTCAAGTCCTGCTGCGGCAAAACACATTCTTGAAAAAGTTAATTATCCTATTGTTATGAAATTTCCTCAAGGAACTCAGGGTAAGGGAGTGATGTTTGGAGATTCATTTTCTAGTGCATGTTCTATGCTTGATGCTTTGTCAGCACTTAATCAACCAGTTATAATTCAACAATATGTTGAAACTAATGGTGTGGATATTCGTGCAATTGTTGTTGGTAACAAAGTTGTTGCTGCAATGAAACGTAAATCCTCTGATGGGGAAAAAAGAGCAAACATTCATGCAGGTGGAAAAGGCGAAGTTTGCGAACTTGATTTTCATACTAAAAAAATTGCTATTGATACTGCCGAATCAATTGATGCTGATATTTGCGCAGTTGATATTTTAGAAAGTGTTAAGGGACCGTTAGTTATTGAAGTTAATCTTAGTCCCGGTTTACAAGGTATAACTAAAGCTACAGGGGACGATATTGCTGATAAGATTGCTAAGTATTTGTATGATCAAACAAAGATTTTTCGTGACGGAACTATTAGTTTTGAAACAAAAAAAATAATGGATGATCTTGATTTGAATAATTCTTTATCTACGAAGAAAATTTTGACCAATTTAGATTTTCGTCTCAACCGAATTCTTTTACCTGAAATCGTAACGAGTATTACTGGGTTTAATGATAAAGTTGAAGTTGAATTAAGTGCTGATAAACATTCTTTAATTATAACTAAGTCTTCAGTTCCGCCTAAAACTAAATTAAATTCTAAGAATAAAAAGAAATAA
- a CDS encoding HAD family phosphatase → MIKAIIFDFDGVIMDTHSFNFNAIKAVFNKKNAKFSEEIFSKYFVGRSLNDALTLLLNDLGRSNEISEWIKLKKDHDKFFAQEIIGYGETLDFIHKNHDKFRFAIATGCRFIHLDLTFKKYGLKDFFEITLTSEDISKGKPDPEIYLSALKKLNVMPEEAVVIEDSPAGISAACAANIKCIALTQTHLESELMDADLIVPNLLDKRVIEFLKKK, encoded by the coding sequence ATGATTAAGGCAATAATATTTGATTTTGATGGAGTTATTATGGATACTCACTCATTTAATTTTAATGCAATTAAAGCTGTGTTTAACAAAAAAAATGCTAAATTTTCAGAAGAAATTTTTTCCAAATATTTTGTTGGTAGATCATTAAATGACGCACTTACTTTGCTATTAAATGATTTGGGCAGATCAAATGAGATTTCTGAATGGATTAAATTAAAAAAAGATCATGATAAATTTTTTGCACAAGAAATTATTGGATATGGTGAGACGTTAGATTTCATCCATAAAAATCATGATAAATTTAGATTTGCGATTGCTACTGGATGTAGATTCATTCATTTAGACCTAACTTTTAAAAAATATGGTTTAAAAGATTTTTTTGAAATCACTTTAACCTCTGAGGATATTTCTAAGGGCAAACCTGATCCTGAAATTTATTTAAGTGCGTTAAAAAAATTAAATGTTATGCCTGAAGAAGCAGTGGTGATTGAAGATTCGCCGGCAGGAATTAGTGCTGCATGTGCTGCAAATATTAAGTGCATTGCACTAACTCAAACTCATTTAGAAAGTGAACTTATGGATGCTGATTTAATAGTTCCAAATCTTTTAGATAAAAGAGTAATTGAATTTTTAAAAAAGAAGTAA